The proteins below are encoded in one region of Desulfomicrobium apsheronum:
- a CDS encoding DUF3150 domain-containing protein produces MNTQTDIKVLDSLLVLHLEVNIWTARKKLSPEDFDGAKLPPEDLASLGSKRVCDPETLRVFGTLKARAVSLLDRHGVRFLGGWAIPENQADSIVTELDQILQDFNAAKEDFLSRYDESVREWIAKHSGWEQIIADSTVSADYVRSRMGFVWKLFRIVPPDPVNPVMAGLKDEVASLGKTLFGEVSKAATDAWHKCFAGKSEITRKALSPLKTIHQKLSGLSFVEPRVSPVADLIHTAFEHLPKRGKIEGANLLMLQGLVSLLRDAEALIEHGQRIMDGTSSQDVLSLLVGGQGRVLEQGVQDELDIMAEVDDMPPIFPDMPMQPVMPNCGLW; encoded by the coding sequence ATGAACACGCAAACAGACATCAAGGTCCTGGACAGCCTGCTGGTCCTGCACCTTGAAGTGAACATCTGGACGGCACGCAAGAAACTGAGCCCCGAGGATTTCGATGGCGCAAAACTCCCCCCTGAGGACTTGGCATCTCTGGGCAGCAAGAGGGTTTGTGATCCCGAAACCCTGCGAGTTTTTGGGACACTGAAAGCCAGGGCCGTGAGCCTACTGGACAGACACGGTGTCCGTTTTCTGGGTGGCTGGGCTATTCCTGAAAACCAGGCGGACAGCATCGTAACCGAACTTGATCAGATCCTGCAGGACTTCAACGCGGCCAAGGAGGATTTTCTGTCCCGGTATGATGAATCCGTTCGGGAATGGATAGCCAAGCATTCGGGATGGGAACAGATAATCGCCGATTCGACCGTAAGCGCCGACTATGTTCGAAGCCGCATGGGTTTTGTTTGGAAGCTCTTCCGCATTGTTCCGCCAGATCCGGTTAACCCGGTTATGGCAGGCCTCAAGGACGAAGTGGCAAGCTTGGGCAAAACCCTGTTCGGTGAGGTGTCCAAAGCGGCCACCGACGCTTGGCATAAATGCTTTGCCGGAAAGTCCGAGATCACGCGCAAGGCTCTTTCTCCCTTGAAGACCATTCACCAGAAACTCTCTGGCCTGAGCTTTGTCGAGCCACGGGTATCTCCGGTTGCGGATCTCATTCACACAGCGTTCGAACATTTGCCCAAACGCGGGAAAATTGAAGGCGCGAATCTGCTCATGCTCCAGGGACTCGTATCCCTGCTGCGGGACGCGGAAGCGCTCATCGAGCACGGACAGAGAATCATGGACGGGACAAGCTCTCAGGACGTTTTGTCCCTGTTGGTTGGGGGGCAGGGGCGTGTGCTGGAACAGGGTGTCCAGGATGAGCTGGACATCATGGCAGAGGTGGACGACATGCCGCCAATTTTTCCGGACATGCCCATGCAGCCCGTGATGCCGAACTGCGGGTTGTGGTAG
- a CDS encoding cobaltochelatase CobT-related protein — translation MIDTRAVMRSLPLVASVLGRKYGVQVEMGGMDAYTDGKTIHLPALPSEVPDTLLAMARGYLDHEAAHVRETDFSALEQARLTPLEMHVWNTLEDWRVEHKLAAIFPGCRQNFDWLIGHIFGSDDRGEPAAPAMNIFNWLLLEVRSWDVQVLSRHRDTLAGQVDMDFQGMRPKIKQVLKLVRTRCDSTHAAIDFAREIVRVLDHFANHTDKPQAPDQNGPEAQNAPSSPFESGEAKSEEVRSNDENPSEIGEDSSQHTDQENESVLSYSPPSDHAHILMGAADPDADYQARDELKKLLDAGEDELPQNLGSILASVLNDTSQTSSYSGISVAVQTSKHAVPLSADDVLEVRQASMALRTRLSGLLQTKILSRASNGRRGRLDTGHLHRLAVSDPRVFRTKSERVGIDTAVHILLDCSGSMVRRIHLACQACYAVASALEASRINVAVTAFPGAQLPNGSYTTVSPIIRHGQRVHTTLDLGPAGGTPMGEALWWVMQDMLPLTEKRKLILVITDGDPDSADCANQAIKQGLRAGFEIYGVGITSSAIMSLLPERSVVVNTVTDLAPAMFSLLQHGIFNDHQG, via the coding sequence ATGATCGATACACGGGCCGTGATGCGCTCGCTGCCGTTAGTGGCAAGCGTGCTCGGCAGAAAATACGGGGTACAGGTCGAGATGGGTGGGATGGATGCCTACACCGACGGCAAGACCATTCATCTGCCGGCCCTGCCAAGCGAGGTTCCGGACACGTTGCTGGCAATGGCCAGAGGCTACCTTGATCACGAAGCTGCCCATGTCCGGGAAACGGATTTCTCGGCGTTGGAACAGGCGAGGCTCACACCATTAGAAATGCACGTCTGGAATACCCTGGAGGACTGGCGGGTGGAGCATAAACTCGCGGCCATATTCCCAGGGTGCCGCCAGAATTTCGATTGGCTCATCGGGCATATCTTCGGCTCGGATGATCGGGGCGAACCCGCTGCTCCTGCGATGAATATTTTCAATTGGCTGCTGCTCGAAGTTCGGTCCTGGGATGTCCAGGTGCTGTCTAGGCATCGCGACACTTTGGCCGGACAGGTGGACATGGACTTTCAGGGTATGAGGCCGAAGATCAAGCAGGTGCTGAAGCTGGTTCGAACCAGGTGCGATTCGACTCATGCCGCCATAGATTTTGCCCGCGAAATCGTGCGCGTTCTGGATCATTTCGCGAACCATACCGACAAGCCGCAAGCACCCGATCAAAACGGACCTGAAGCGCAAAATGCTCCTTCGAGTCCATTCGAATCAGGTGAAGCCAAAAGCGAAGAAGTGCGGAGTAATGACGAAAATCCTTCGGAAATTGGGGAGGATTCTTCTCAACACACAGACCAGGAAAACGAGTCAGTACTGTCCTACTCACCCCCATCTGATCATGCCCACATCCTTATGGGAGCAGCTGACCCCGATGCTGATTATCAGGCCCGAGACGAGCTGAAGAAACTCTTGGATGCAGGGGAGGACGAGCTTCCACAAAATCTGGGAAGCATCCTTGCAAGTGTTCTTAATGATACGTCGCAGACATCGAGCTATTCAGGGATTTCCGTGGCGGTTCAGACGTCCAAGCATGCAGTCCCGCTGTCGGCCGACGATGTCCTGGAGGTCAGGCAAGCCTCCATGGCACTGCGAACCAGGCTAAGCGGATTATTGCAGACAAAAATATTGTCGCGTGCATCGAATGGCAGAAGAGGGCGTCTTGATACCGGGCATCTACATCGCCTGGCCGTGTCAGACCCGCGTGTGTTTCGCACAAAGTCCGAACGGGTTGGGATTGATACCGCCGTTCATATCCTGCTCGATTGTTCCGGATCCATGGTGCGTAGAATACACCTGGCCTGCCAAGCATGTTATGCAGTCGCCTCTGCCCTTGAGGCCTCCAGAATCAATGTCGCAGTCACCGCCTTTCCCGGCGCTCAACTTCCAAACGGATCTTATACCACCGTGTCTCCGATAATCAGGCACGGTCAGAGGGTGCACACCACCCTCGACCTGGGGCCTGCTGGAGGCACTCCTATGGGAGAGGCGCTGTGGTGGGTCATGCAGGACATGCTCCCGCTCACAGAAAAGCGAAAACTTATCCTGGTCATCACCGATGGGGATCCAGACTCAGCGGACTGCGCAAACCAGGCGATCAAGCAAGGGCTACGGGCGGGTTTTGAGATCTACGGCGTCGGGATCACGAGTTCGGCCATCATGTCGCTATTGCCCGAAAGAAGCGTTGTCGTGAACACTGTGACGGACCTTGCTCCGGCTATGTTTTCTCTGCTCCAGCACGGGATTTTCAATGATCACCAAGGTTGA
- a CDS encoding MucR family transcriptional regulator — MEDYLKQAIEIVKAQASVRNMNEEEITSMIKALAGSIRGVDEGGAPVVETGPAIDPKNAIREKSVLCCECGKSFKVLTKRHLAAHGLTPEQYKEKYGYKKGTSLVAKSLARDRRKTMQDMKLWEKRKKASKAE, encoded by the coding sequence ATGGAAGATTATCTCAAGCAAGCAATCGAGATCGTAAAAGCCCAAGCATCTGTGCGCAATATGAACGAGGAAGAGATCACATCCATGATCAAGGCCTTGGCTGGCAGCATTCGTGGAGTCGATGAAGGTGGCGCTCCTGTTGTCGAAACCGGACCCGCTATCGACCCTAAAAATGCGATTCGAGAAAAGAGCGTCCTTTGCTGCGAGTGTGGAAAGTCATTCAAAGTTTTGACGAAGCGCCACTTGGCTGCACACGGACTCACTCCCGAACAGTACAAGGAAAAATATGGCTACAAGAAAGGTACTTCCCTAGTAGCAAAATCTCTAGCCCGAGATCGCCGCAAGACGATGCAGGACATGAAATTGTGGGAGAAGCGCAAAAAGGCCTCCAAGGCTGAGTAA
- a CDS encoding recombinase family protein: MNGRHVGYVRVSTHEQNTARQLADCKIDFWKVYEEKASGKNTDRPELQDCLSRLDEGDTLWIHSIDRLARSLQDLQNIISQLIAKGVTVKFVKENLTFTRDNHDPFTKLLFDVLGSFAEFERNILRERQREGIEKAKAAGKYAHGKGGRKKSVDRTKVRALREQGVSFRKIAEQLGCSLSSVQRVIYGEVQ; encoded by the coding sequence ATGAATGGACGCCACGTCGGATATGTCAGGGTCAGCACCCACGAGCAGAATACAGCTCGACAGCTGGCCGATTGTAAGATCGATTTCTGGAAGGTCTATGAAGAGAAGGCGTCCGGAAAAAACACTGACAGACCTGAGCTTCAGGACTGCCTTTCACGTCTGGACGAAGGCGACACGTTGTGGATCCACTCTATCGACAGGCTTGCCCGCAGCCTCCAGGATCTGCAAAACATCATCAGCCAGTTGATTGCAAAAGGCGTCACCGTAAAATTCGTGAAGGAAAATCTGACGTTCACCAGGGATAACCACGATCCGTTCACCAAATTACTTTTTGATGTCCTGGGCAGCTTTGCGGAATTCGAGCGGAATATCCTGAGAGAACGCCAGCGTGAAGGTATCGAGAAGGCCAAAGCAGCTGGCAAATATGCCCATGGCAAGGGTGGCAGAAAAAAAAGCGTCGACCGGACCAAGGTGCGTGCATTGCGAGAACAAGGCGTCTCATTTCGAAAGATTGCAGAGCAACTCGGATGTAGCCTGTCGAGCGTCCAGCGCGTTATTTACGGGGAAGTGCAGTAA
- a CDS encoding DsrE family protein, with protein sequence MQILLILSSADPEIKWNTVRFGNFLLTEGEDVTLFLNGPAVDLYAGDSETFPIAEQAKLFDLSEGVLVAUGKCMGIHGVDAIEHVKLSNMKFLYEHVLRADRILNF encoded by the coding sequence ATGCAAATACTTCTCATCCTTTCCAGCGCCGACCCAGAGATCAAATGGAACACCGTCAGATTCGGCAACTTCCTGCTGACCGAAGGCGAAGACGTGACTCTTTTTCTGAATGGACCTGCTGTGGACCTCTACGCCGGCGACAGCGAAACCTTCCCCATCGCCGAACAGGCCAAGCTCTTCGACTTGAGCGAGGGTGTGCTCGTCGCCTGAGGCAAGTGCATGGGCATTCACGGTGTGGATGCGATTGAGCATGTCAAACTCTCAAACATGAAATTTTTGTATGAGCATGTGCTACGCGCCGACAGGATTCTCAACTTCTAG
- a CDS encoding type 1 glutamine amidotransferase has product MNVHILQHVSFEGIGSIDKWLNQRNANVSYTRFYESNDLPALSKIDLIIIMGGPMSVHDELEFPWLVEEKRFLREAISAGIPMLGICLGAQLLASALGAEIYKNSQKEIGWFDITKVPNTDFQFPDTLKVFHWHGETFTLPEGAVQLAQSVACEQQAFQYGKNIIGLQFHLETTPETIDSMIANCNEELVADNFIQSKSIIKSSTFKDYEKINKQMSSILNYITNF; this is encoded by the coding sequence ATGAATGTCCACATACTGCAACATGTTTCTTTCGAAGGCATTGGAAGTATCGATAAATGGTTAAACCAGCGCAACGCGAACGTGTCATATACGCGTTTTTACGAGTCGAATGATCTGCCTGCTTTGTCTAAAATAGACCTTATTATAATCATGGGCGGTCCCATGAGTGTCCATGACGAATTGGAGTTTCCTTGGCTTGTTGAAGAAAAAAGATTTTTACGAGAAGCAATCAGTGCAGGGATTCCTATGCTTGGAATTTGTTTAGGAGCCCAATTGCTGGCAAGTGCGCTCGGGGCTGAAATTTACAAAAATTCCCAAAAAGAAATCGGCTGGTTTGACATAACCAAGGTGCCGAATACCGATTTTCAGTTTCCAGATACGCTTAAAGTTTTTCATTGGCACGGCGAAACGTTCACCTTGCCCGAAGGAGCCGTGCAATTGGCACAAAGCGTAGCTTGCGAACAACAAGCCTTTCAGTATGGAAAAAACATAATTGGGTTACAATTTCACCTTGAAACAACTCCAGAAACCATTGATTCAATGATTGCAAACTGCAATGAAGAACTTGTTGCAGACAATTTTATTCAATCAAAATCAATTATAAAATCTTCAACATTTAAAGACTATGAAAAAATCAATAAGCAAATGTCATCGATATTAAATTATATAACTAATTTTTAG
- a CDS encoding cupin domain-containing protein — protein MKKINLFEANGFNDLGLKKLLVHESPYFKILNFNFRAGQQLPIHSHDLEGQLSILILEGEGEFLAKDGILPAKAGDVLVCDIAVPHGIRAITDMRTVVTIAPPI, from the coding sequence ATGAAGAAAATCAACTTGTTCGAAGCCAACGGATTCAACGACCTTGGCCTGAAGAAGCTTTTGGTCCACGAATCTCCCTATTTCAAAATTCTGAACTTCAACTTCCGGGCGGGACAGCAATTGCCCATCCACTCTCATGACCTTGAGGGTCAGCTTTCAATTCTCATCCTGGAAGGCGAAGGTGAATTTCTGGCGAAAGACGGGATCCTGCCGGCCAAAGCCGGCGATGTTCTCGTCTGCGATATTGCCGTTCCCCACGGGATCAGGGCGATTACTGACATGCGCACCGTGGTCACCATTGCCCCGCCTATCTGA